From the Candidatus Melainabacteria bacterium genome, one window contains:
- a CDS encoding insulinase family protein produces MRTNNTMFKLGAALISATTLIGNIALPSQALTSHASAKDAGTLPQKSTKIALTSGSEPEKFTWKKPLIPVTQDFTLPNGLRVILSEDHTVPVAAVAIVYDVGARNEQKGRSGFAHLFEHMMFEGSENVGKTEHFKYVESAGGSLNASTHADFTNYFEKIPSNQLELALWLESDRMRSLKVTPENFENQLQTVKEEKRSHIDNQPYVPAALKLEEVTFDNWSNAHPVIGSFEDLEASSIADVRSFFKTYYAPNNAVMAIVGDFDAPSVRKLVEKYFGSIPAQPKPKAPDVAEPQQTKEKYAKVEDPHAQLPGFWMAWKAPAKRDPDYYTLGIIQTLLSAGDSSRFYQRMVKGDQIALKADAQYDERRGPGAFETFVIFKPNTTAEKAREIVWSELEKLKTTPVSETELDKSKNQVLRALFSSNSYTSVQRGLARAEMLAEYGSFFNDPKAIDADIEGYMNVTPADIQRVAAKYFTKEKTTVIDVVPTKKTASSAAETEKK; encoded by the coding sequence ATGAGGACGAATAATACTATGTTCAAACTAGGTGCTGCGCTCATAAGCGCCACAACGTTGATTGGCAATATTGCGTTGCCGTCTCAAGCTTTGACGTCTCATGCGTCAGCAAAGGACGCAGGGACTCTGCCGCAAAAATCAACCAAAATAGCACTGACCAGTGGCTCAGAACCGGAAAAATTCACCTGGAAGAAGCCACTTATTCCCGTCACTCAGGATTTCACATTACCGAACGGACTGCGCGTAATCCTCTCCGAAGACCATACAGTGCCTGTCGCTGCAGTCGCTATCGTTTATGATGTCGGAGCGCGAAACGAACAGAAAGGGCGCTCCGGATTTGCCCATCTATTCGAACACATGATGTTCGAGGGATCAGAAAACGTCGGCAAAACAGAGCACTTCAAATATGTCGAAAGCGCTGGAGGTTCGCTGAATGCCTCTACACATGCCGACTTCACTAACTATTTCGAAAAAATTCCCAGCAACCAACTGGAACTGGCCCTCTGGTTAGAATCAGACCGCATGCGTTCCTTGAAAGTAACACCAGAAAATTTCGAAAACCAACTGCAAACAGTAAAAGAAGAAAAACGATCACATATCGACAACCAGCCTTATGTTCCCGCCGCGCTGAAACTGGAAGAAGTGACTTTCGATAACTGGTCGAACGCGCATCCGGTCATAGGTTCGTTCGAAGATCTCGAGGCGTCATCGATTGCCGACGTAAGAAGTTTCTTCAAAACATACTATGCACCCAACAATGCAGTTATGGCTATTGTTGGAGACTTTGACGCACCGTCCGTGCGTAAGCTGGTGGAAAAATATTTCGGCAGCATACCTGCGCAACCTAAACCAAAAGCACCTGATGTAGCCGAGCCCCAGCAAACAAAAGAAAAGTATGCCAAGGTCGAAGACCCTCATGCTCAACTGCCAGGCTTCTGGATGGCATGGAAAGCACCAGCCAAGCGAGATCCCGATTACTACACCCTCGGTATCATTCAAACGCTTCTTTCAGCCGGAGACTCCTCTCGTTTCTACCAGCGCATGGTCAAAGGCGACCAGATCGCTTTAAAAGCCGATGCACAATATGACGAGCGACGCGGACCAGGGGCATTCGAAACGTTCGTCATCTTCAAGCCTAATACAACCGCAGAGAAAGCCAGAGAGATTGTCTGGAGCGAACTGGAGAAATTGAAAACCACACCAGTCTCTGAAACAGAACTCGATAAATCGAAAAACCAGGTTCTAAGAGCACTGTTTTCTTCGAACAGTTATACGTCTGTGCAGCGAGGGCTGGCAAGAGCGGAGATGCTGGCCGAGTACGGCTCATTCTTCAATGATCCCAAAGCAATAGATGCAGACATTGAGGGCTACATGAACGTAACTCCTGCCGATATCCAACGCGTTGCAGCGAAGTATTTCACGAAGGAAAAAACCACTGTCATCGATGTGGTACCGACAAAGAAAACTGCTTCGTCAGCGGCAGAAACAGAAAAGAAATAG
- a CDS encoding S-methyl-5'-thioadenosine phosphorylase: protein MEFNRGEIAVVDKLSANIGIFGGSGFYKLFDEFEERQIETPYGAPSDSVAIGSIAGKKVAFIPRHGGKHTIAPHKINYRANLWAMKSLGVTRLISPCAAGSLQKHVKPGDFVICDQFVDRTSGRIDTFYEGPIATHVSAAETYCPELRPLAVKAGEACGITMHPQGTVVVIQGPRFSSKAESIWFGAQGWEVINMTQYPEAHLAHELEMCVVNISLITDYDSGLHGNVEPVSHSEVIKVFGANLGKLQNLLVKFVETIPDKRANCKCAETLLHSRA, encoded by the coding sequence ATGGAGTTCAATCGAGGAGAAATCGCAGTCGTGGACAAGCTTTCAGCAAACATCGGCATATTTGGCGGGTCTGGTTTCTACAAACTCTTTGACGAGTTCGAGGAAAGACAGATAGAAACACCTTACGGTGCGCCCAGCGACAGCGTCGCAATCGGAAGCATAGCCGGCAAAAAAGTGGCGTTCATTCCTCGACACGGTGGAAAGCACACAATCGCTCCACACAAAATCAACTATCGGGCTAACTTATGGGCCATGAAGTCACTGGGCGTAACGCGTTTGATTTCACCTTGCGCCGCAGGCAGCCTGCAGAAACATGTCAAACCCGGCGATTTCGTTATTTGCGACCAGTTTGTCGACCGCACCAGCGGACGAATCGATACGTTCTACGAAGGTCCCATCGCCACTCACGTTTCGGCGGCAGAAACATACTGCCCTGAATTGCGCCCCCTGGCCGTCAAGGCTGGCGAAGCATGCGGTATCACGATGCATCCCCAGGGCACAGTAGTTGTAATTCAAGGTCCTCGGTTCTCATCCAAAGCCGAGTCCATCTGGTTTGGAGCACAAGGATGGGAAGTTATAAACATGACCCAATATCCGGAAGCTCATCTGGCTCACGAACTGGAAATGTGTGTCGTCAACATTTCACTGATCACAGACTACGATTCCGGGCTCCACGGCAACGTCGAACCTGTTTCTCACTCGGAAGTGATCAAAGTGTTCGGTGCAAATCTAGGCAAGCTGCAGAATCTGCTCGTCAAATTTGTCGAAACCATTCCTGACAAGCGGGCCAATTGCAAGTGCGCCGAAACGCTCTTGCACTCGCGCGCCTGA
- a CDS encoding S41 family peptidase, producing MRRKLLLTIPFALAFSLVDSSVIASDRKFTIVASESELPRLIQTMRGDRTVDPDRLYERVFNLIKDDFYEPDTLGKQNWERWQHRYDGKLKTLEDAHKAIETMLASLGDRYTRFLDTDAFADEKSQIDAKLFGIGIQIGIDKDHRVIVITPIDDTPASRAGLQPGDEIAEIDGKATKGFSVEDAAKYIRGKIDTPVNLVLMRKKERIKVTVVRAEIAIKAVQTAKMLDSQVGYIRLSSFISQQANREMSEALVKMSGAKGIVLDLRDNPGGLLTNAIEISNMFLDSGVIVSTVDRDGYKNPSPSDGKPICRQPLVVLVNKNSASASEITSGALKDNGRATLVGQTTFGKGLVQGINKLEDGSGVNITIARYLTPNDTDINKKGIGPDVKVEITDKDLKEGRGPWWADPDGPAAKRVPEDMKDVQLKSAVEVCHRKIDDINPVAINARK from the coding sequence ATGCGCCGGAAACTTTTACTTACAATTCCTTTTGCCCTGGCATTTTCTCTAGTCGATTCGAGTGTTATTGCCAGCGATAGAAAATTTACTATAGTCGCTTCTGAGTCTGAGTTGCCCAGGCTGATTCAGACCATGCGAGGTGATCGGACTGTTGATCCAGATCGGCTTTACGAGCGTGTTTTCAATCTGATTAAGGACGATTTTTACGAGCCTGACACGCTTGGTAAACAGAACTGGGAGAGGTGGCAGCACCGATACGACGGGAAGCTGAAGACTCTCGAAGATGCTCATAAAGCAATTGAGACGATGCTGGCTAGCCTCGGAGACCGTTACACCAGATTTCTGGACACTGATGCTTTCGCTGATGAGAAGTCGCAAATCGACGCCAAGTTGTTTGGAATTGGAATTCAGATCGGAATTGACAAGGATCACAGAGTCATTGTCATCACGCCCATTGACGATACGCCCGCTTCTAGAGCCGGATTGCAACCGGGGGATGAGATTGCTGAGATAGATGGCAAGGCGACCAAAGGTTTTTCTGTCGAAGACGCGGCTAAGTACATACGCGGGAAAATAGATACTCCAGTCAATCTTGTCCTGATGCGCAAGAAAGAGCGTATTAAAGTAACCGTCGTGCGGGCCGAGATTGCAATTAAAGCTGTTCAGACGGCTAAAATGCTTGATTCGCAGGTTGGCTATATTCGCTTGAGCAGTTTTATTTCGCAACAGGCGAATCGCGAGATGAGTGAGGCTCTCGTCAAAATGTCTGGTGCGAAAGGAATAGTACTTGATTTGCGTGATAATCCTGGCGGATTGCTGACAAATGCAATCGAAATTTCGAACATGTTTTTGGACAGTGGAGTGATAGTTTCAACAGTTGATCGAGATGGATACAAGAATCCGTCCCCATCCGACGGCAAGCCGATCTGTAGACAACCGCTGGTGGTGCTGGTCAATAAGAACAGTGCCAGTGCCTCTGAAATTACAAGTGGTGCTTTGAAAGACAATGGCCGCGCTACTCTGGTCGGGCAAACCACGTTCGGGAAGGGGCTCGTGCAGGGAATCAATAAATTGGAAGACGGCAGCGGCGTCAACATCACAATTGCCCGGTATTTGACACCGAACGACACCGACATCAACAAAAAGGGCATCGGTCCCGACGTCAAAGTGGAAATCACTGACAAAGATCTCAAGGAAGGTAGAGGTCCATGGTGGGCTGATCCCGATGGACCAGCAGCCAAGCGTGTTCCTGAAGACATGAAAGACGTGCAACTTAAATCAGCCGTTGAAGTTTGTCACCGAAAAATTGATGACATCAATCCTGTCGCGATAAACGCTCGTAAGTAA
- a CDS encoding kinase/pyrophosphorylase gives MVFTISDSSGETAEAVARAALVQFQPGRASIYRLPQVRSCQQLAGLVREVSHGNAVIAYTLVLPEYRETLEKEARKFNIPTVDLLGPLITRISSLTGTAPMSQPGRLHLLDETYFRRIEAVDFAIRFDDGKNPDGITQADVVLTGVSRTSKTPNCMYLAHHYGLKAANVPIVSGVEPPLALFQINPRKIVGLHIDPYLLQDIRTTRAQILGMPTSTDYADPDRIRQEVRQAKKLFRELKCHVIDVSAKAIEETSSEIYLHLRQ, from the coding sequence ATCGTTTTTACGATTTCTGACTCCAGTGGTGAGACTGCCGAAGCGGTTGCCAGAGCAGCTCTCGTCCAATTTCAGCCCGGGCGGGCCTCGATTTACCGGCTGCCGCAAGTGCGCAGCTGTCAGCAACTGGCTGGTCTGGTTCGCGAAGTATCGCATGGCAACGCTGTTATCGCTTATACGCTTGTATTGCCGGAGTATCGGGAAACTCTGGAAAAGGAAGCTCGTAAGTTCAACATTCCAACGGTCGATTTGCTCGGTCCTTTAATCACACGCATTTCGTCGCTGACCGGTACGGCTCCTATGTCTCAACCGGGTCGATTGCATTTACTCGATGAAACCTACTTCCGCCGCATTGAAGCAGTAGATTTCGCAATTAGATTTGATGACGGAAAAAATCCCGATGGTATTACTCAGGCTGACGTCGTGCTTACGGGTGTTTCCAGGACGAGCAAGACCCCGAACTGCATGTACCTGGCGCATCACTATGGACTCAAAGCGGCTAACGTTCCCATCGTCTCCGGTGTCGAGCCTCCGCTCGCCTTATTCCAGATCAATCCTCGCAAGATTGTTGGGCTGCATATTGACCCTTACTTGCTGCAAGACATCCGCACCACTCGTGCTCAAATTCTCGGTATGCCAACCAGTACTGACTATGCTGATCCCGACCGCATTCGTCAGGAAGTGCGACAAGCCAAAAAGTTGTTTCGTGAATTGAAGTGCCACGTCATAGACGTGTCTGCCAAAGCAATCGAAGAAACATCCAGCGAAATTTACTTACACCTTCGTCAATAA
- a CDS encoding pyruvate, phosphate dikinase yields MKRVLLFADAYKAFQGDSKELTDTTRSAMKEYLGGKGAGLAEMTASGVNVPPGLTIATSVCRAYHEHGQKVPAGLFDEVLEELKQVEKSLDRKLGDLEKPLLLSVRSGAKFSMPGMMDTILNLGLNDKTVESLAKLTNNPRFAWDSYRRFIQMYSNVVLEIHKDKFEDILEDKKDDLGIKNDPDLTADHLKELVKEYKELVLKQHGKPFPQDTTEQLTGAIEAVFKSWNNNRAIYYRNLNKIDHNLGTAVNIQAMVFGNLNDKSGTGVCFTRNPSTGEKALYGEYLVNAQGEDVVAGTRTPKKIAEMAKEMPKVYEELLATVGKLEKHYKDMQDIEFTVEHERLFILQTRTGKRTAAAAVKLAVDMNNENIIGVNEALSRVEPMQLNQLLLPSFVPSEKAKAKDEGRLLTTGLNASPGAAIGLICFDPNESEKLAEKNEKVILVRIETCPDDIHGIVPAQGVVTTRGGMTSHAAVVARGMGKPCVAGCEAVKIDMHKQEFTVNGKTFKKGDVISIDGSTGEIFSGAIARHEPEFSQEFKTLLGWADKVRKLRVRANADTPEDARVARDFGAEGIGLCRTEHMFMSQDRLPSVQEMIMAAGLDERTAALAKLLPMQREDFIGIFREMKGLPVTIRLLDPPLHEFLPKMEALIEEVATMKAKGVKGAQLREKELLLQKVNELHESNPMMGLRGCRLGLVYPEINKMQVQAIFEAAIAVKKEGIEVLPEIMIPLVGHVNELKTARSVLEAAAKEVMEREKTNIDYKFGTMIEIPRACVTADEIAEHAEFFSFGTNDLTQMTFGYSRDDAEGKFLNRYLEGIDANGVRGKILESNPFEVLDRNGVGKLMKIAVEYGLQTRPDLKLGICGEHGGEPSSIAFAHQIGLAYVSCSPFRVPVARLAAAQAAIETVERDK; encoded by the coding sequence ATGAAAAGAGTGCTTTTGTTTGCAGACGCGTACAAAGCGTTTCAGGGAGATTCGAAAGAACTCACTGATACGACGCGTTCTGCCATGAAGGAGTATCTTGGTGGCAAGGGTGCCGGACTGGCCGAGATGACCGCCAGTGGTGTCAATGTTCCTCCAGGTTTGACCATCGCTACTTCAGTTTGCCGAGCTTATCACGAACATGGACAGAAGGTGCCTGCCGGGCTTTTCGATGAAGTGCTCGAGGAACTGAAGCAAGTTGAAAAGTCGCTTGATAGAAAGCTAGGCGACCTCGAAAAGCCGCTCTTGTTGTCGGTTCGATCTGGTGCCAAGTTCTCGATGCCGGGAATGATGGACACAATTTTGAATCTTGGTTTGAACGATAAGACAGTTGAATCTCTTGCGAAACTGACTAACAATCCTCGTTTTGCCTGGGACAGCTACAGGCGTTTTATTCAGATGTACAGCAACGTTGTGCTCGAAATCCATAAAGACAAATTTGAAGACATCCTTGAGGATAAAAAAGACGATTTAGGCATTAAAAATGATCCTGACTTGACTGCTGATCATCTCAAGGAACTGGTCAAGGAATATAAGGAGCTTGTACTCAAGCAGCATGGCAAGCCATTTCCGCAGGACACAACTGAGCAGTTGACCGGTGCCATCGAAGCAGTGTTCAAAAGTTGGAATAACAACCGCGCTATCTACTACCGAAATTTGAACAAGATCGATCACAATCTCGGTACGGCGGTAAATATTCAGGCCATGGTGTTTGGCAATCTCAACGACAAGTCCGGAACGGGCGTTTGCTTCACCCGCAATCCGAGCACTGGCGAGAAGGCATTATACGGCGAGTACCTGGTTAATGCTCAGGGCGAGGATGTTGTCGCCGGCACTCGGACACCAAAGAAAATTGCCGAGATGGCAAAAGAAATGCCGAAGGTTTATGAGGAACTGCTGGCTACAGTCGGTAAGCTCGAAAAACATTATAAGGATATGCAGGATATCGAGTTTACTGTTGAGCACGAACGTCTATTTATTCTCCAAACCCGTACAGGAAAACGTACAGCCGCAGCTGCAGTGAAGCTGGCTGTCGACATGAACAATGAGAATATTATTGGTGTGAATGAGGCTCTGTCGCGGGTCGAGCCGATGCAATTGAATCAATTGCTTTTGCCGAGTTTTGTGCCGTCTGAAAAGGCTAAAGCAAAAGATGAAGGGCGCTTACTCACCACCGGATTGAATGCGTCTCCGGGAGCCGCTATAGGACTTATTTGTTTTGACCCGAATGAATCGGAAAAACTTGCTGAAAAGAACGAGAAAGTGATTTTGGTGCGTATTGAAACATGCCCTGACGATATTCACGGTATTGTTCCAGCTCAAGGTGTAGTCACCACGCGTGGTGGCATGACCAGTCATGCTGCGGTGGTTGCCAGAGGCATGGGGAAACCATGTGTCGCAGGCTGTGAAGCAGTAAAAATCGACATGCATAAACAAGAGTTTACTGTAAACGGAAAGACATTCAAAAAAGGTGACGTGATTTCAATCGACGGCTCTACCGGAGAGATTTTCAGCGGCGCGATTGCGCGTCATGAACCGGAATTCTCTCAGGAGTTCAAGACGCTTTTGGGTTGGGCTGATAAGGTTCGCAAGTTGAGAGTGCGAGCTAATGCTGACACTCCAGAAGATGCTCGCGTTGCTCGTGATTTCGGTGCTGAAGGTATAGGTCTGTGCAGAACCGAGCATATGTTCATGAGTCAAGACAGACTTCCGTCTGTTCAAGAAATGATCATGGCGGCCGGACTGGACGAACGAACAGCCGCATTAGCTAAGCTCTTGCCTATGCAGCGCGAAGATTTTATCGGTATCTTCCGTGAAATGAAGGGGCTGCCGGTGACGATTCGCCTGCTTGATCCGCCGTTGCACGAGTTCCTCCCCAAAATGGAGGCGCTGATCGAAGAAGTTGCCACCATGAAAGCCAAGGGAGTTAAGGGTGCGCAACTGCGGGAGAAGGAATTGCTTCTCCAGAAAGTGAACGAGTTGCATGAGTCCAATCCCATGATGGGTCTGCGCGGCTGCCGTCTCGGTCTTGTGTATCCCGAGATAAATAAGATGCAGGTGCAAGCAATCTTTGAAGCTGCCATTGCAGTGAAAAAAGAAGGCATCGAGGTTTTGCCCGAGATCATGATTCCTCTGGTCGGCCATGTAAATGAGCTGAAGACGGCACGTAGCGTTTTAGAGGCTGCTGCTAAGGAAGTTATGGAACGGGAAAAGACAAACATCGATTATAAATTCGGAACTATGATCGAGATTCCGCGAGCCTGTGTAACCGCAGATGAAATCGCAGAGCACGCTGAATTTTTCAGCTTTGGCACAAACGACTTGACCCAGATGACTTTTGGATATAGCCGTGACGATGCTGAGGGTAAGTTCCTGAATCGTTATCTCGAGGGCATCGATGCCAACGGTGTCAGGGGAAAAATTCTCGAAAGTAATCCATTTGAAGTCCTGGACCGCAATGGTGTCGGCAAGCTCATGAAAATTGCCGTCGAATACGGCTTGCAGACGCGCCCTGATTTGAAGCTGGGAATATGCGGAGAGCACGGTGGTGAGCCATCGTCGATCGCTTTTGCCCACCAGATAGGGCTTGCCTATGTAAGTTGCTCGCCATTTAGAGTGCCGGTTGCGCGTCTAGCGGCAGCCCAGGCTGCGATCGAGACTGTGGAACGGGATAAATAA
- a CDS encoding tetratricopeptide repeat protein, which yields MGNKIDALMELLPEKETLLGSEHPQFADYLTAVGLSLYHESRFDEAEQMLKRALDIRERALAVEHEDIGEALNNLALVYLAQGRYSDAEPLFRRALPIQERNLGVEHLSTAAGMLSLADLYRMMSKYSQAEPLYKKSLEIRERQLGPDHLDVGQVLSSLGRLYYEQGRNGDAEPYLRRVLQIQEKALGVDHPTIANTLTLLASLYTEKDQFPKAEALHLRALTIREKQLSSEHPKVAESLNNLGWLYHQNGNYTRAESLYQRSVEIWENTLGPDHANVAACLENYADLLHKTSREIEAVALEQRVFLIRHRAGN from the coding sequence ATGGGCAACAAAATTGACGCACTGATGGAACTTTTGCCCGAGAAAGAAACCCTCTTGGGAAGTGAACACCCGCAATTTGCTGACTATCTCACGGCTGTGGGTTTGAGTCTTTATCATGAAAGTCGTTTCGACGAAGCCGAACAAATGTTGAAACGGGCATTAGACATTCGCGAGCGCGCTTTGGCCGTCGAACACGAAGATATTGGCGAAGCTTTAAACAATCTGGCCCTGGTATATCTGGCCCAGGGCCGATATTCCGACGCTGAGCCACTGTTCAGGCGAGCTTTGCCAATCCAGGAGCGCAATCTGGGAGTCGAGCACTTGAGCACCGCGGCTGGCATGCTCAGTCTTGCCGATCTTTATCGGATGATGAGTAAATATTCTCAGGCAGAACCACTGTACAAGAAATCGCTAGAGATTCGTGAGAGGCAGTTGGGACCGGACCACCTGGATGTAGGCCAAGTTCTCAGCAGCCTGGGGCGGCTCTATTATGAGCAAGGGCGCAACGGTGATGCCGAGCCTTATCTTCGGCGGGTTCTACAGATTCAGGAAAAGGCTTTGGGTGTCGACCATCCAACCATTGCCAACACACTTACGCTACTGGCGTCTCTTTATACAGAGAAGGACCAATTTCCTAAGGCAGAAGCTTTGCATTTGCGAGCACTGACGATCAGGGAAAAGCAGCTAAGCAGTGAGCATCCCAAGGTGGCGGAGAGTTTGAATAATTTGGGATGGCTATATCACCAGAATGGTAATTACACTCGCGCCGAGTCGCTCTATCAGCGCTCCGTCGAAATCTGGGAAAATACTCTTGGTCCTGATCATGCGAACGTCGCAGCCTGTCTTGAAAATTACGCAGATTTGCTCCACAAAACCAGCCGTGAGATTGAGGCAGTTGCCCTTGAGCAGCGCGTCTTTTTGATTCGGCATCGTGCCGGCAACTAA
- a CDS encoding ACT domain-containing protein, which produces MAKNVVLTGVGHDRVGIVAELAEILFEMGCNLLDSSMTLLRGEFAIILMIRQPEEQSLAQLKERILEVENRLGLTIHVRELSDAEVEVTEDQGAPYIISVYGADKPGIVSGITRVLADLGANVTDVETKHTGDRDGATVFLMVLEISLPDRVTEKQLRATLDDASKRLNVNVSVQSLDVVQL; this is translated from the coding sequence GTGGCAAAGAATGTTGTTTTAACTGGTGTCGGACATGACCGGGTCGGAATTGTAGCTGAACTGGCTGAGATTCTGTTTGAGATGGGTTGTAACTTGCTCGATTCGAGTATGACGCTTTTGCGAGGTGAGTTTGCCATCATCCTGATGATTCGGCAGCCTGAGGAACAAAGCTTGGCGCAACTGAAGGAGCGGATTTTAGAGGTTGAAAACCGGCTTGGATTGACGATTCACGTGCGTGAGTTGAGTGACGCAGAAGTCGAGGTGACCGAGGATCAGGGCGCGCCTTATATAATCTCAGTATATGGTGCGGATAAGCCTGGCATCGTATCTGGTATTACGCGTGTGCTTGCTGATCTCGGTGCCAATGTAACTGATGTAGAGACTAAGCATACCGGCGATCGTGATGGCGCAACGGTCTTTTTAATGGTTCTGGAAATTAGCTTGCCTGATAGAGTTACCGAGAAACAACTACGTGCGACTCTGGATGATGCCTCCAAGCGATTGAATGTAAATGTCTCGGTTCAGTCACTGGATGTGGTGCAGCTGTAA
- the def gene encoding peptide deformylase — MAILPILLYPDERLKQISAPIEAIDDAVKSLIDDLLETLYESPGCVGIAAPQVGALQRMVIVDASRNAKAGSNHGRMILINPEVLFSEGEVMAREGCLSLPHLTANVKRAQHIKVRAQNEHGEWWEFESSDFEARVVLHEMDHLDGLLFLDRVASLKTDVFRRKRYTPPEQQPARS; from the coding sequence ATGGCGATTTTACCGATACTGCTTTATCCTGATGAAAGACTCAAGCAGATTTCCGCCCCCATCGAAGCGATTGATGACGCTGTCAAAAGTTTGATCGATGACTTGTTGGAAACACTTTACGAGTCTCCAGGTTGTGTGGGAATAGCTGCACCGCAAGTAGGTGCTCTTCAGCGCATGGTTATCGTTGACGCCTCGCGTAATGCCAAAGCTGGTAGCAATCACGGTCGAATGATTCTGATAAACCCCGAAGTGCTATTCTCGGAGGGAGAGGTGATGGCGAGGGAGGGATGTCTCAGCCTGCCGCATCTGACTGCTAATGTGAAGAGAGCTCAGCACATAAAGGTCAGAGCTCAAAATGAGCACGGCGAATGGTGGGAGTTTGAGTCCTCGGATTTCGAAGCGCGAGTTGTGTTACACGAAATGGATCACCTGGACGGTTTGCTTTTCCTGGATAGAGTCGCTTCTTTGAAAACTGACGTGTTCAGGCGAAAGCGCTATACACCTCCCGAGCAGCAACCGGCCCGTTCGTAG
- a CDS encoding serine/threonine protein kinase, translated as MPEDQTQNQQEENVFTPDGELVISYRPYASMEKWIKYRFSAFSSVKALFTIGLVMLFFGFGGPQLILEQITNIMNSGASSSAIMAGAGQTPNPTDSFILPGLFLTFLGIYLIALARYLSHPTHISVSKAGICMEWHRWNYSNGLMMPWSKVERVDLAWPPDKTSPQDSIIRFKELSTAINGSNQPESYPIKLKLGSIATSEDRHKMLKAIEYWGADVPRDPQLIDVLTPAQDDSYTELWLQALSAPPKRERLTPISEGALLLDGKYSVVGQLGVGGQGTAYLARRVSDNAEVVLKEFILPVYVDVNVRRQALESMQHEAAMLKRLDSPQVVKLIEFFVEDHRGYLVLERIDGLSLRRIVEQEGRMSEERVRDLAAQMCSILQYLHSLSPPVVHRDFTPDNLILNKDGILKLVDFNVAQQTESTATGTVVGKHAYLPPEQFRGRPTPQSDIYAMGATLVYLLLGEDPEPITCSHPINVRDDVSPELDQIIARATALDTAKRYAIIEDLDKDLGPKDDKQQNNNQDAQDEESGHTIKLRESIRSEV; from the coding sequence ATGCCAGAAGATCAGACGCAAAACCAGCAAGAGGAAAATGTATTTACTCCTGACGGAGAGTTGGTTATCTCCTATCGCCCGTATGCAAGTATGGAAAAATGGATCAAATACCGGTTCTCAGCATTCAGCAGCGTCAAAGCGTTGTTCACCATTGGACTGGTGATGCTCTTTTTTGGGTTTGGTGGACCACAGTTAATACTGGAACAGATAACCAACATCATGAACTCAGGTGCATCTAGCTCCGCCATCATGGCCGGTGCAGGACAGACACCTAACCCTACGGATAGCTTCATTTTGCCAGGGCTTTTTCTAACTTTCCTGGGAATTTACTTGATTGCTCTGGCCCGCTATTTATCGCACCCCACGCATATTTCAGTGAGCAAAGCTGGGATCTGTATGGAATGGCACCGCTGGAACTACTCAAATGGATTGATGATGCCCTGGAGCAAAGTGGAGCGAGTCGACCTAGCATGGCCGCCAGACAAGACATCGCCTCAAGATTCGATCATTCGATTCAAAGAACTCTCCACCGCAATTAATGGCTCGAACCAGCCAGAGAGCTATCCAATTAAACTGAAACTAGGCAGTATTGCAACGAGCGAAGATCGGCATAAGATGCTCAAAGCAATCGAATATTGGGGAGCGGATGTGCCTCGGGATCCACAGCTCATCGATGTGTTGACTCCGGCCCAGGACGACAGCTACACAGAACTCTGGCTGCAAGCGCTATCAGCGCCACCAAAGCGCGAACGCCTGACGCCCATATCAGAAGGCGCACTGCTTCTTGACGGGAAATATTCAGTGGTCGGACAACTCGGTGTCGGTGGACAAGGTACCGCCTATCTAGCCAGGCGCGTCAGCGACAATGCCGAAGTTGTCTTGAAAGAGTTTATTTTACCCGTGTATGTCGACGTAAACGTGCGTCGTCAAGCTCTCGAAAGCATGCAGCATGAGGCAGCAATGCTAAAACGACTTGACAGTCCGCAGGTCGTCAAACTAATTGAATTCTTTGTAGAAGATCATCGTGGCTACCTTGTGCTGGAAAGAATCGACGGTTTGTCGCTGCGACGGATAGTCGAACAAGAAGGTCGCATGAGCGAAGAACGTGTGCGCGATCTGGCAGCGCAAATGTGTTCGATACTCCAGTATCTGCATAGTCTTTCACCACCTGTAGTGCACCGCGACTTCACACCGGACAATTTGATTCTCAATAAAGACGGTATCTTAAAACTAGTAGATTTCAATGTTGCTCAACAAACAGAATCCACGGCAACCGGCACGGTGGTAGGTAAACATGCTTACCTGCCGCCCGAACAATTCAGAGGACGGCCCACCCCTCAAAGCGATATCTACGCTATGGGTGCGACGCTGGTCTACCTCCTGCTCGGAGAAGATCCTGAACCAATCACCTGCTCACATCCAATAAACGTTAGAGACGATGTTTCTCCAGAGCTAGACCAAATTATTGCACGTGCCACCGCTCTCGATACCGCCAAGAGGTATGCAATCATTGAAGATTTAGACAAAGATCTCGGACCCAAAGACGACAAACAACAGAATAACAACCAAGACGCACAAGACGAAGAGTCTGGGCACACGATTAAGCTGCGAGAATCAATTCGGTCAGAGGTCTGA